The DNA segment CGACTGGCAGACAACGGCGGCGCTGATCCGGCGGGTCCATGCTGCGCTCGCCCCCCGGTTTGCGCAGGCGGCCGGCCAATAGCCCCCTTCGAAGCACCTGAACTCCGCAAATGGGAAGAGGTGGCCGCCCACCGCCGCTGTCCTGCATCTTCGTCGAACGGGAGAACTCACATGCCGACCGTGGCCCTTGCGGGCAATCCCAACTGCGGAAAGACGTCTCTCTTCAACGGGCTGACTGGCGCGCGCCACCACGTGGGCAACTGGCCGGGCGTCACGGTGGAAAAGCGCTCGGGCATGGTGGAGGTGGACGGGGTCTCCGTCGAGATCGTGGATCTCCCCGGAACCTACTCCCTGTCCGCCCAGAGCGAGGACGAGCGCATCGCCTCCTCCTTCCTGTCCCAGCCGGGCGTGGACGTCATCGTGAACGTCCTGGACGCCTCCAACCTCGAGCGGAACCTGTACCTCACCACCCAGCTCCTCGAGCTGCGGAAGCCCATGGTCTTCGCGCTGAACATGATGGACGACGCGGTGCGCCAGGGCCTCGAAGTGGACATGGAGGCCCTTTCCCGGCTCCTCGGCGGACGCGTGGTGGCGACCGTGGGCAACCGGAAGGAGGGCCTCGACGACCTGAAGGCGGCCATCCTCCAGGCCGCCCAGAACTCGGATCCCGCGCGGGATCCGACCCAGGGATCGCCGCGCGTGGCCTACGGCGACGACATCGAGGGCGAGGTCCGGAAGCTGGCGGAAGAGGTGCGCCGCGACGAGAAGCTCACCGAGCACCTCTCCGGCCGCTGGTGGGCCCTCCGCCTCCTCGAAGGGGCCCGCGACGCCGTCGAGCAGGCCGAGGCCAGCCACGCCGGCAAGGCCATCCGGCAGCAGGTGGAAGCCAGCCGCGCCTTCCTGGAGGGCCACCTCGGCGACGACTGCCCCACCCTGCTCGCGGAGCGCCGCTACGGGTTCGCCCGGGGCCTCGTCGCGGAAGTGGCCACGCGCCGCAACGCGAAGGCCGAGCGGGACCTCACCGACCGCCTGGATTCCGTCCTGACCAACCGCGTGCTGGGCATCCCGATCTTCCTGGTGATCATGGTGGCGGTCTACACCCTGACCTTCGTGATCGGAAAGTATCCCCAGGACGCCATCGGCGCCGGGATGGGCTGGCTGCACGACACCGCCGCGGCGCACCTGCCGCCGGGGGAACTCACCAGCCTGTTCGTGGACGGCGTCATCCCCGGCGTCGGCTCCGTGGTGGTGTTCCTGCCCTCGATCATGATCCTGATGGGCTGCGTCTCCTTTCTGGAGGACACGGGCTACATGGCGCGGGCCGCCTTCATCATGGACCGGCTGATGCACCTGATGGGCCTGCATGGGAAGAGCTTCATCCCCCTCGTGATGGGCATGGGCTGCAACACGCCCGCCATCCAGGCCACGCGCACCATCGAGGCCAAGAGCGACCGCTTCATCACCATCCTGGTCGCCCCGTTCGTCTCCTGCTCCGCCCGCCTGCCCGTCTACATCCTGCTGGCCGGGGCCTTCTTCAAGCCGTTCCAGGGCGCCCTCGCCGTGGTCGCCATGCACGTCCTCGGGTTCGTCGTGGCCATCGCCGCGGGCAAGTTCCTGCGCGTGAGTTTCTTCCGGGGCGAGAACACGCCCTTCGTGATGGAACTGCCTCCCTACCGCCTGCCCGTGCTGCGGACCACCGCCCTCCACATGTGGGAGAAGGGGTCGGTCTTCCTCCGCAAGGCCGGCACCGTGATCTTCGCGGGCGCCACGCTGGTGTGGTTCCTCAGCAACTATCCCGGCCTGGCCGACCGCGCCCTGACGGCCGAGCGGCAGACGCAGAAGGAGGCCATCCAGGCTCAGAAGCTCCCCGAAGCCGAAGAGAAGGAGAAGCTCGACGACCTCGATTTCGCCTACCGGGGCCGGATCATGAACTCCAGCCTGGCCGCCCGCTTCGGCAAGGTCCTCCAGCCGGTGTTCCGTCCCTTCCTCGATCCCGACCGCCGGCGGCCCGAGGCGTGGAAGGATGGCGTGGCCCTCACGGCCGGATTCGTCGCCAAGGAGATCGTGGTGGGCACCATGGCGGTGGTCCACCAGGCGAAGGCCGAAGCTCCGGAAGGCGCCGAAACGACGCCCCTCCAGCAGAGCCTCCGCGAGAATTCGGGGATGACGCCCCTGACGGCGCTCGCCTTCATGGTGTTCACGCTGATCTACACGCCCTGCCTGGGCACCGTGGGCATGATCCTGAAGGAGACCCGCAGTTGGGCCTGGACTGGGTTCTCCGTGGGCTACGGCATCGGCCTGGGCTGGACGCTCGCCTGGCTCACCGTGGTCGCCGGCCGCGCCCTGGGGTTCGCGTGAGCGTCCAGGGCTGGCTTGCCCTCCTGGTTGTCGCGGCCACCGCCGCCGGGCTCATCTGGCGTCTCCTTCCGCGATCCGGCGCGCCGGGCTGCGGGTGCGGCGGAGATTCCTGCGCTTCCGAGAAGAAGAAGCGCTGACTTCTTGAAGGATCACGACCCGCGCACCAGGAATGGGAGGCCCTGTTCCTGCTCCTTCTTGGTGCCCTTGGCGTCTTGGCGGTGATTCCTTTCCGCGCCGAAACGAAGGACGACCACTCCAAGTTGCCTGATCGGGCAGTTCTTGGTGTCTTCGTGCCTGGGTGGTGGATTTTATCTTTTCGAGGGGAAGCGCCTACTCCGACTTCAGCGACCGGGTCATCAGACGGTGGACGGCTTCTTCGGGGGGCTCGCCGTTCAGCAGGCGCTGGACCTCGGCGGCGATGGGCAGGTCGAGGCCGTGTTCCCCGGCCAATTCCAGGGCGGCCTCAGTGGTGAACATCCCCTCGATGACCTGGCCTCCGAGGGCGTCCCGGGCGGCTTCCACGGTATGGCCCTTCCCCACCAGTTCTCCGAAGGTCCGGTTGCGGCTCTGGGGACCCGTGGCGGTGAGCAGGAGGTCGCCCATCCCGGCGAGGCCCATCACGGTGGCCGGCTGGCCTCCCAAAACCTCCACCAGCCGCGCCATCTCGGCCAGCCCGCGGGTGATGAGGGCGGCCCGGGGGTTGTAGCCCAGCTTCAGCCCGTCCACCAGTCCCGCCGCGATGGCGAGCACGTTCTTGAGGGCGCCGCACAGCTCCGTCCCCACCACGTCGCGGCTGAGGTAGATCCGGAGCCTGTCGCAGGCCAGCTGCGCCTGCAGGGCCCGCGCCCGCTCGTCCGAAACCTCGGGCGGCAGCGCCATGGTGATGGCCGAGGGGACGCCCCGGCTCACTTCGTCCGCGAAGGTGGGGCCCGACAGGGCGCCCACGGGCACGTCCAGGACGCCGGTCAGGGCCTGGGAGAGCGTCTGGTGGCTGCCGCGGAGGATGCCCTTGCTGACGTGGATCACCAGTTCGGGCGTCTTCGGCGCCTGGGGGCGCAGCCCGCGCCAGGCCTCCGGCGTCACCTGGGTGGGCATGGCCGAGATCCACAGGGGCGCTTCGAAGGCCGCCGCGGGATCGTTTGAGGTCTCCAGCCCGTCGGGAAACACCACGTCCTTCAGCCGCAGGTGGCGCCGCGTGGCGGCCATCTGCGCCATTTCCTCCTCGAAGGGCCCCCACAGGGCCACCTTGGCGCCCGCCCGGGCCCAGGTGATGGCCAGGGCCGTGCCCCAGGCACCGGATCCGAAAACGCCGATGTCAGCCCTGGACATGGACATCCTCCTTGGCCGCGCCCCACAGCTTGGATTCCGTCCCCGCCTGGAGGCGCAGGATGTTCTCGCGGTGCTTCCAGATCACCAGGAGGGCCAGGGCCGCCCAGGGGAGGAGCGGCGACACGGCGGACGGGAGGGGATGTTCGCCCAGGCCCCGGAGGAGCTGGACGGGCACCATGGCCGCCGCGAGGATGCTCCCCAGGCTCACGTGCCGGGTCAGCCACAGGACGAAGACGAACATCCCCAGGGGCAGAAGGACCATCGCCGGATCCGCCGCCACGATCACGCCCAGGGCCGTGGCGACGCCCTTCCCCCCCTGGAACTTCAGCCACGGCGTGAAGACGTGGCCCAGGACCGCCGCCAGCGCGAACAGGGCCAGGGCGTCGGCGCCGAAGCCCACCTTCTTCGCCAGGAAGACCGGCAGGAATCCCTTCAGGACGTCGAGCAGAAGCGTGACGACGCCCAGGGCCTTCCCGCCCACGCGGCTGACGTTGGTGGCGCCGATGTTCCCGCTGCCGTGCGTCCGGACATCCCCCTTCCCGGCCAGCTTCACCAGCAGCAGGCCGAAGGGGATGCTGCCGCTCAGGAAGGCCGCGAGGCACCACAGGACCGGGGAAGACGGGAGCGTCAAGGGCATGGACGCAGTGTATCAGCCGTTCCGCAGGGCCCGGCGCAGCAGGTCCAGGGCCCATCCCACGCTGCGGAGCCGCACGTCGGCGCGGTCCCCGGGCACGTTGAAGTGCTGCGCCACGGTCCCTTCCGGACCCGCCAGCGCGATGAACACGCTGCCCACCGGCTCGCCGCTTTCGGCGGTGGGACCGGCGTTGCCCGTGAGCCCCAGCCCCCACGTGGCGCCCAGCTTGACGCGGATCCCTTCGGCCAGGGCGCGCGTGGTGGCCTCCGACACGGTGCCCTGGGCGGCGAGCGAAGCCGGTTCGAGCCCGGCCAAGGCGGCCTTGGCGGGGGAGGTGTAGACCGTCGCCCCTCCCGCAAACACCTCGCTCGCCCCCGGGATGGCGGTGATCCGCGCGGCGAGGAGGCCGCCGGTTACGCTCTCCGCCGCCGCCAGCGTCTCTCCCCGCGCCCTCAGGTCATCCAGAACCGCATCCTCCAGATCGCCTTCTCCTGCGCAGGCCAGATCCTCGCCGAGGACGGCTTCCAGGTCGGCCCTGGCCACGTCGAGGGCCGCCGCGTCGGGGCCGCGGACCAGCAGCTCTACCTGGGTGAGGCTGGCGAGGATGGTCCATTCCAGGTGGGCGTGGCGCTCGCGGACGGGGCGGATCCGCTCGTCCAGGGTGCTCTCGGGCACGCCCGCCACCACCAGCCGGAGGGTGTGGACGGGCCGCCCCGCGAGGGCGCGGAGCCGAGGTTCCACCTGGGTCTCCCACATCCGCTTCATCTCCCGGGGCACGCCGGGCAGCATGACGATGCGGACGCCCGGATGCCCCGAGGGGCCCTCCCACCACACGCCGGGCGCCGTGCCCACGGGGTTCGGCAGGGCCTCCGCCCCGACGGGAATCAGGGCCTGCTTGAAATTGGAGGCCGCCGGCACGCGCTTGCGCGCCGCGTAGAAGGCCAGCATGTCCTCCCGGCTGCGGGCGTCCTCCCGCAGCTCCGCGCCGAGGATCTGCGCGAAGCACTCCTTGGTGAAATCATCGAAAGTCGGGCCCAATCCCCCCGTGATGACGATGAGCTCGGACCGCGTCAGGGCCTCCCGGAAGAGTGCCTCCAGATCCTGCCGGTCATCGCCCACCGCGGTCTTGCGGTGGAAGCCCAGTCCCAGGGCGGCGAGCCGTTCTCCCAGCCACACGGAGTTGGTGTCCAGGCGGCGCGTGGTGAGCAGCTCGGTGCCGACGGCGATGCATTCGATGCGCATGACTGGAATGGAACCACGGGAGCGGCGGCCCTCCAAGGGCTCAGGAGTCCAGCCATTCCCGCGCGGCCCAGCGCCCCACCCACAGGCCGACCCCGCTGCCCACCATGCTGAGGACGACGCCGGTGGTGAAGCCCACCAGGGCGCCGAGGTACCAGCCCACCAGGCTGACAACGGTGGCGCCGACGAATCCCATGAGCTTTTCCATCGGGCGTCTCCAGGGGATGCTGGTGCCTCAACGAGGTGTGCCCATGATCATCCCCGATCTCGACGACCTGGTGCTGGAATCCGACGAGGAATCCGGCCTGCGGGAACTGGGCCGCAGGTTCCTGGCCCGGGGTCCCTGGACCACGGTGGCCTTCCTGGTGAAGACCAAGACGGATCCGGAGGGCGAGTGGGAAGGCCCCTTCCTGTGGCTGCACCGCTACCAGAAGGTGGCCCAGGGCTGGAAACTGGTCAGCCGCTTCCGCACCACGGAGACGGCCCAGTTGGCGGCGCTGGCGGACGCGATCGAGGGGTGGAAGGGCTACTTCAGCGACGGGAGGTAGCGTTCCCGCACCACGGCGAGGTGGTGGGCGGTGTGCCCGGCGCAGATGAAGGGAAAGCACCGCGCGATGATGGACCGGCCGTTGGTGGTGCCCTGGCGCTCCCACGCCCCGTCGGAGAGCCCCCGGAACAGGGTGAGGCTGGCGCTCCGCGCCGCCCACCAGTCCGCCAGGAGATCCGCCATGGAGCGATCGTCGGCCGCCGCCGCG comes from the Geothrix sp. 21YS21S-4 genome and includes:
- a CDS encoding CinA family nicotinamide mononucleotide deamidase-related protein, whose product is MRIECIAVGTELLTTRRLDTNSVWLGERLAALGLGFHRKTAVGDDRQDLEALFREALTRSELIVITGGLGPTFDDFTKECFAQILGAELREDARSREDMLAFYAARKRVPAASNFKQALIPVGAEALPNPVGTAPGVWWEGPSGHPGVRIVMLPGVPREMKRMWETQVEPRLRALAGRPVHTLRLVVAGVPESTLDERIRPVRERHAHLEWTILASLTQVELLVRGPDAAALDVARADLEAVLGEDLACAGEGDLEDAVLDDLRARGETLAAAESVTGGLLAARITAIPGASEVFAGGATVYTSPAKAALAGLEPASLAAQGTVSEATTRALAEGIRVKLGATWGLGLTGNAGPTAESGEPVGSVFIALAGPEGTVAQHFNVPGDRADVRLRSVGWALDLLRRALRNG
- the feoB gene encoding ferrous iron transport protein B, producing the protein MPTVALAGNPNCGKTSLFNGLTGARHHVGNWPGVTVEKRSGMVEVDGVSVEIVDLPGTYSLSAQSEDERIASSFLSQPGVDVIVNVLDASNLERNLYLTTQLLELRKPMVFALNMMDDAVRQGLEVDMEALSRLLGGRVVATVGNRKEGLDDLKAAILQAAQNSDPARDPTQGSPRVAYGDDIEGEVRKLAEEVRRDEKLTEHLSGRWWALRLLEGARDAVEQAEASHAGKAIRQQVEASRAFLEGHLGDDCPTLLAERRYGFARGLVAEVATRRNAKAERDLTDRLDSVLTNRVLGIPIFLVIMVAVYTLTFVIGKYPQDAIGAGMGWLHDTAAAHLPPGELTSLFVDGVIPGVGSVVVFLPSIMILMGCVSFLEDTGYMARAAFIMDRLMHLMGLHGKSFIPLVMGMGCNTPAIQATRTIEAKSDRFITILVAPFVSCSARLPVYILLAGAFFKPFQGALAVVAMHVLGFVVAIAAGKFLRVSFFRGENTPFVMELPPYRLPVLRTTALHMWEKGSVFLRKAGTVIFAGATLVWFLSNYPGLADRALTAERQTQKEAIQAQKLPEAEEKEKLDDLDFAYRGRIMNSSLAARFGKVLQPVFRPFLDPDRRRPEAWKDGVALTAGFVAKEIVVGTMAVVHQAKAEAPEGAETTPLQQSLRENSGMTPLTALAFMVFTLIYTPCLGTVGMILKETRSWAWTGFSVGYGIGLGWTLAWLTVVAGRALGFA
- a CDS encoding NAD(P)H-dependent glycerol-3-phosphate dehydrogenase codes for the protein MSRADIGVFGSGAWGTALAITWARAGAKVALWGPFEEEMAQMAATRRHLRLKDVVFPDGLETSNDPAAAFEAPLWISAMPTQVTPEAWRGLRPQAPKTPELVIHVSKGILRGSHQTLSQALTGVLDVPVGALSGPTFADEVSRGVPSAITMALPPEVSDERARALQAQLACDRLRIYLSRDVVGTELCGALKNVLAIAAGLVDGLKLGYNPRAALITRGLAEMARLVEVLGGQPATVMGLAGMGDLLLTATGPQSRNRTFGELVGKGHTVEAARDALGGQVIEGMFTTEAALELAGEHGLDLPIAAEVQRLLNGEPPEEAVHRLMTRSLKSE
- the plsY gene encoding glycerol-3-phosphate 1-O-acyltransferase PlsY, which translates into the protein MPLTLPSSPVLWCLAAFLSGSIPFGLLLVKLAGKGDVRTHGSGNIGATNVSRVGGKALGVVTLLLDVLKGFLPVFLAKKVGFGADALALFALAAVLGHVFTPWLKFQGGKGVATALGVIVAADPAMVLLPLGMFVFVLWLTRHVSLGSILAAAMVPVQLLRGLGEHPLPSAVSPLLPWAALALLVIWKHRENILRLQAGTESKLWGAAKEDVHVQG